From Amycolatopsis sp. WQ 127309:
GACGAAGACGGTCGCCGGGCGCATCGCGCGCGAGGTCGAGCACGCCGTCGTCAGCGCCGGGGGAGCGGCCGCGGAGCTGCGCTCGCCCGAGGACTGGGCGGCGCACCCGCAGGGCGAAGCGGTGGCTTCGCTGCCGCTGGTGGACCTCGCGCCGATCGGCGAAGCGCCGAAGCGGACGTTGTTCTACTCGGACCGCCCGCTCGGCGGCGTCCGCGTGCTGGAGCTGACGCACGTCCTCGCCGGCCCGGTGGCCGGCCGGGTGCTCGCCGCGCACGGCGCCGACGTCCTGCACGTCGGGGCCGCGCACCTGCCGCGCGTCGAGGCGCTCGTGCGGGACACCGGGCAGGGCAAGAAATCCGCGTTCGTCGCCCTCGACACCGAAGGCGGCCGCGCGCGGCTCAAGAAGCTGATCAGCCGGGCCGACGTGCTCGTGCAGTCGTTCCGCCCGGGCGCGCTCGAGCGGATCGGCTTCGGTCCCGCGGATCTGGCCGAGCTGCGGCCGGGCCTGGTGATCGCGGACCTGAGCGCCTACGGCTGGGAAGGCCCCTGGGCCCGGCGGCGCGGGTTCGACAGCCTGGTCCAGATGTCGAACGGCATCGCGTGGGGAGACGAGCCGTCGCCGCTCCCGGTCCAGGCCCTCGACCACGGCACGGGCTGGCTCGCCGCGGCGGCGATCATGACGGCCCTGCGCCGCCAGGTCACCGACGGCGGCACCTGGCGAGTGCGGCTGTCCCTCGCGGGCACCGGCCGCTGGCTGGATTCCCTGGGCCGCAAGGATCCTGCGTCGTCCGAAGTGGACTTCAGCGACCTGCTGGAAGAGGCCGACAGCGGCTACGGCCGGCTGACCCGGGTCCGGATGGCGGGCGGCCTGCCGGGCGCGGAACCGCACTGGGACTTCGGGACCCGCCTGCCCGGTGTCGACAAGCCGACCTGGACGCCGTGACCTAGAGGTCGATGACGACCTTGCCGTGCACGTGCCGGCCGGCCTGCAGCTCGGCCGCGCGGCGGATCTGCTCGATCGGGAAGCTCGCCGCGACAGGCACCCGGAGCCGGCCCGCCGCGACGAGGCGGGCGAGCTCTTCCAGGGCACCGGGAGCGGCGTTCGCGCCGTTGGCCGCCGACACGCCGTCGACCTGCGCGGCGACGGTGCAGATGCGGCCGTCCGGGACGCCGAGATCCCGTGCGACGTGCACGGTCTCCGTCCCGTGCAGGTCCATGGCGGCGGTGACGCCGCCGGGGGCGAGGGCCCGGACCCGGTCGGCCAGGCCGTCGCCGTAGACGACCGGCTCGGCGCCGAGGTCGCGCAGGAAACCGGCCGACGCCGCCGATCCCGTCCCGATCACGCGCGCTCCGGCGATCCGGGCCAGCTGGACGGCGAACACCCCGACCCCGCCCGCCGCGCCGCCGATCAGCACGGTGTCGTCCGGGCCCGGGGCGACCACGGCGAGGGCGGCGGATGCCGTGCGGCCGGCGATCGCGAGGGTGGCGGCGGTGCGGTCGTCGACGCCGTCGGGGGTGTGGTGCGCCTCGTTCGCCGCGATCGCCCCGGCCGGCTCGATCACCACGAAGTCGGCGACGGCGCGGGACAACGCGCCCCCGAACACCCGATCGCCGGGGGCGAAGCCGGTCACCTCGGCGCCGACCTGGTCGACCACGCCCGCGTAGTCGGTGCCGAACCCGGCCGGGAGGCTCAAGCCGAACCGGGCGGCGGTGTCCGCGTCGGCGGTCATGATCCAGTCCATCGGGTTCAGCCCGGCCGCGGTGACCCGCACGCGGACCTGTCCCGGGCCGGCCTGCGGAGCGGAAACCGCGCGGACCTCGAGGACTTCGGGGCCGCCGAAGGCGTCGAGCCGGACCGCCCTGCTCTGTTCTTGCATGGACGTCTGTCTCCTTGGTCGAGAGAACGCGGCGAAACGGACTATGCTCCGTTTCCATGGACGACCCTAACACAACCGGAGCGTGATCCGTTTTGGCTGAGGCAGAGACACGCGTGCCGCGGGCGGACGCGGCCCGCAACCGTGACCAGCTGCTCGCGGTGGCGACCCGGGTGTTCGTGGCGGCGGACGCCGAGCCGTCGATGCGGGCGATCGCCCGTGAGGCCGGTGTCGGCATCGCCACGCTCTACCGGCACTTCCCGACCCGTGAGTCGCTGGTCGACGCGGTCTACCGCGACCAGGTCGGCCGGCTCACGACCGGCGCCCGCGAGCTGACCGCGACGCTGCCGCCGGCCGCCGCGATGCGGCGCTGGATGGACCTGTTCGGGGACTGGATCGCGACCAAGAACGGCATGCTCGACACGCTGCTCGCGATGATCGACGCCGGCGAGATCGCCCACGCGCAGACCCGGACCGAGCTGCTGACGGCCATCACCACGATCCTCGACGCCGGCGGCGTGGCGGGCGACCTCCGCGCCGACGTCACCGCCGAGGACATCGCCGCTTCCCTCATCGGCATCTTCACCGTGGCGCCCCGGCCAGGGCAGGAAGCCAAGGCCGGTCGCCTGCTTGACCTGTTGATGGACGGCCTCCGGCCACCGCCCGGCTGAGCCGCTTCGACGGCGGCCGGCGTGCCGGCTAGCGGCGCCGGAGCCGGGAAACCAGGCCCCGCTTGGGTTTCGGCAGGTGGCCCGCCGCGATCAGCCACGTGACGAACTCGTCCGCGTACGCGTGCGAATGCTCCGTGGCCTTCTTCGGGCGGCCCGCCGCGAACTGGGCGAACAACGGCCCGTACCGCTCGCCCAGCGTCTCCGCCAGCTCCGGGCGCTGGTAGGCCAGCACCTTGCCGTGCTTGCGGCGCAACACGTTCGCCTCCACTTTCAACCGTGAAGGGTCGAAACCCGGCGGGGGCTCGCCGCCGGCCAAGAGGGCGTGCAGCAGCTCCGCCTGCCGCGCCGCCAGCTCCTCGCGGCTCACACCGTCACCGCCCCCCGGAGCGCGGCCAGCTCCGCCGCCAGCTCGGCGTCGCTCGGGTAGTCGTCGTCGCGTTCCAGCAGGACTCCCGGCGGGTCCGTCCGGCGGCGGAGTTCTTCCAGCAGCGCGAGGACTTCCGGCAGCACCGGGTGCGCGTGCGTGTCGTGGTAGACGCCGTCGCGCTCGATGCCGCCCGCCATGTGGACGTACGCCAGGCGCTCCCACGGGATGCCGTCGAGGAACGCCTCCGGGTCGGTGCCGATGTTGCGCGCGTTGGCGTACAGATTGGCGACGTCGATGATCAGCCGGCAGTCCGTCCGCTCGGTGAGCTCGGTGAGGAACTGCTCCTCGGTGAGCTCGGCGTGCGGCCATTCCAGTACCGCGGCGATGTTCTCCAGCGCGAACGGGACGTCCACAATGGACTGCGCGAGGCGCACGTTCGCGACCAGCACGTCCAGCGCCTCCCGGGTGCGGGGGAGCGGCATCAGGTGCCCGGAGTCGAGCCCGCCCGCGCGCACGAAGCAGACGTGGTCGCTGACCAGCGGCGCGTCCAGCGCCCGCGCGATCTCCGCGAGGTGCTGGACGCGGCCGGTGTCGAGCGGCTCGGCTCCGCCGAGCGAGAGCGAGACGGCGTGCGGCAGCACCGGCAGACCGCGCTCCCGCAGCGCGACGAGCGTCTCCGGGAGGTTGTCGTGGTGCAGGTTCTCGGCCACGACCTCGACCCAGTCCACGCCCGGGAGCCGGGCGATGGACAGGTCGAGCTCGTGCCGCCAG
This genomic window contains:
- a CDS encoding TetR/AcrR family transcriptional regulator — translated: MAEAETRVPRADAARNRDQLLAVATRVFVAADAEPSMRAIAREAGVGIATLYRHFPTRESLVDAVYRDQVGRLTTGARELTATLPPAAAMRRWMDLFGDWIATKNGMLDTLLAMIDAGEIAHAQTRTELLTAITTILDAGGVAGDLRADVTAEDIAASLIGIFTVAPRPGQEAKAGRLLDLLMDGLRPPPG
- a CDS encoding DUF692 domain-containing protein, producing MGELGIGIGWRHELDLSIARLPGVDWVEVVAENLHHDNLPETLVALRERGLPVLPHAVSLSLGGAEPLDTGRVQHLAEIARALDAPLVSDHVCFVRAGGLDSGHLMPLPRTREALDVLVANVRLAQSIVDVPFALENIAAVLEWPHAELTEEQFLTELTERTDCRLIIDVANLYANARNIGTDPEAFLDGIPWERLAYVHMAGGIERDGVYHDTHAHPVLPEVLALLEELRRRTDPPGVLLERDDDYPSDAELAAELAALRGAVTV
- a CDS encoding CoA transferase, whose protein sequence is MTEILDGVWHTLTGETPGPVELTGTEDVLPGPYRVAAAATTTIAAATLAAGELLKLREIDPGVVTADTRHAAAAFASEAFSRVEGIEPEVVWAPLSGNYRTTDGWVRLHCNYPRHEAAVCWGLGVPGSRDVVTKTVAGRIAREVEHAVVSAGGAAAELRSPEDWAAHPQGEAVASLPLVDLAPIGEAPKRTLFYSDRPLGGVRVLELTHVLAGPVAGRVLAAHGADVLHVGAAHLPRVEALVRDTGQGKKSAFVALDTEGGRARLKKLISRADVLVQSFRPGALERIGFGPADLAELRPGLVIADLSAYGWEGPWARRRGFDSLVQMSNGIAWGDEPSPLPVQALDHGTGWLAAAAIMTALRRQVTDGGTWRVRLSLAGTGRWLDSLGRKDPASSEVDFSDLLEEADSGYGRLTRVRMAGGLPGAEPHWDFGTRLPGVDKPTWTP
- a CDS encoding NADP-dependent oxidoreductase yields the protein MQEQSRAVRLDAFGGPEVLEVRAVSAPQAGPGQVRVRVTAAGLNPMDWIMTADADTAARFGLSLPAGFGTDYAGVVDQVGAEVTGFAPGDRVFGGALSRAVADFVVIEPAGAIAANEAHHTPDGVDDRTAATLAIAGRTASAALAVVAPGPDDTVLIGGAAGGVGVFAVQLARIAGARVIGTGSAASAGFLRDLGAEPVVYGDGLADRVRALAPGGVTAAMDLHGTETVHVARDLGVPDGRICTVAAQVDGVSAANGANAAPGALEELARLVAAGRLRVPVAASFPIEQIRRAAELQAGRHVHGKVVIDL